Proteins encoded together in one Impatiens glandulifera chromosome 1, dImpGla2.1, whole genome shotgun sequence window:
- the LOC124921896 gene encoding auxin response factor 1-like gives MDQSAGNNLSGGSHLGDSNNALNTELWHACAGPLVSLPVVGELVYYFPEGHMEQLEASIHQGIDQQLPSFDLPCKILCKVMYVSLQAEQETDEVYAQITLLPEADQNKVSSPDPPLPEPPSCKVHSFCKTLTASDTSTHGGFSVLRRHADECLPPLDMSQQPPWQELVANDLHGNEWHFRHIFRGQPRRHLLTTGWSVFVSAKKLVAGDAFIFLRGENGELRVGVRRLMRQQINMPTSVISSHSMHIGVLATASHAILTGTRFSVFYKPRTSRSEFIVSVKRYLEALDYKLSIGMRFKMCFEGEEVPERKFSGTIVGVEERTSSRWPESEWRSLKVQWDEPSSIFRPERVSPWELEPLVAATPPNPQPLQRNKRARVAVLPSPMPDISAFGTWRNQVESPSTFSFGELQRGTEHNPSPKFTSPGKVTSLSYSENNSLAPTSRKSLYWSSLVESKTESSMVAVTIKESRGDYRLFGVELRDNAHVEETSADVESDRHSDRCNHSDNPSVSCEPEKSSQRCPHESHSRQTRSCTKVHMQGMAVGRAVDLTQFGNYEDLLKKLEAMFEIDNELTGSHGKWQVVYTDDEGDMMMVGDDPWHEFCSMVRKIVIYTNEEVMKLSQKTKFPLKNEVKPSKSISDTIVSTELMISHPSDVVPTS, from the exons ATGGATCAGTCTGCTGGAAATAATTTGTCTGGAGGATCTCACTTAG GGGACTCAAACAATGCTTTAAACACGGAACTATGGCATGCTTGTGCCGGTCCACTGGTCTCTCTTCCTGTTGTAGGAGAGTTAGTTTACTACTTTCCAGAAGGTCACATGGAACAG CTTGAAGCATCCATACACCAAGGGATAGATCAACAATTACCTTCTTTTGACTTACCATGCAAGATACTTTGCAAAGTAATGTACGTCTCCCTGCAG GCTGAACAAGAAACAGACGAAGTCTATGCACAAATAACTCTTCTCCCAGAAGCAGAT CAAAATAAGGTCTCTAGTCCTGATCCTCCTCTTCCAGAGCCTCCAAGCTGCAAGGTCCATTCATTCTGCAAAACACTCACTGCTTCTGACACAAGCACTCATGGAGGATTCTCTGTTCTGAGGAGGCATGCAGATGAATGTTTACCTCCCCTG GATATGTCCCAACAGCCACCATGGCAGGAATTAGTTGCAAATGATCTTCATGGAAATGAATGGCATTTTCGCCACATATTTCGAG GGCAACCTAGGCGCCATTTGCTCACCACTGGTTGGAGTGTATTTGTTAGTGCAAAGAAATTAGTGGCTGGCGATGCATTCATTTTTCTAAG AGGTGAGAATGGCGAACTGCGTGTTGGTGTGAGAAGACTTATGAGACAACAAATAAACATGCCAACATCTGTTATATCCAGTCATAGCATGCATATTGGGGTTCTTGCTACTGCATCTCATGCAATACTGACTGGGACACGTTTCTCTGTTTTCTACAAACCAAg AACGAGCCGATCTGAATTCATTGTTAGCGTCAAAAGGTATCTTGAAGCACTTGATTACAAGCTCTCAATTGGAATGAGATTTAAAATGTGCTTTGAGGGTGAGGAGGTTCCCGAAAGAAA ATTCAGTGGCACAATTGTTGGTGTGGAAGAAAGGACATCGTCAAGATGGCCCGAGTCTGAATGGAGATCACTGAAG GTGCAATGGGATGAACCTTCATCCATTTTCCGTCCAGAAAGAGTTTCACCATGGGAATTAGAACCACTAGTGGCTGCAACTCCTCCGAACCCTCAACCTCTTCAGAGAAACAAACGAGCACGGGTGGCTGTGCTACCCTCTCCAATGCCAGATATTTCTGCATTTG GCACTTGGAGGAATCAAGTTGAATCTCCATCTACTTTCTCTTTTGGTGAGTTACAACGTGGAACAGAACACAATCCATCCCCCAAATTTACTTCACCTGGGAAGGTCACTTCTCTAAGCTATAGTGAGAATAACTCATTGGCTCCAACATCCAGAAAGTCCTTGTACTGGTCTAGCCTAGTGGAATCCAAAACAGAATCCTCCATGGTTGCTGTTACTATCAAAGAATCACGTGGTGACTACAGGCTTTTTGGTGTCGAGTTACGTGACAATGCCCACGTGGAAGAAACTTCAGCTGATGTTGAATCTGACAGGCATTCTGATCGTTGCAATCACTCTGATAATCCTTCCGTAAGCTGCGAGCCTGAAAAATCTTCTCAGAGATGTCCACATGAATCACATAGCAGACAGACCAGGAGCTGCACAAAA GTGCACATGCAAGGAATGGCAGTTGGGAGGGCGGTGGATTTAACGCAATTCGGAAATTACGAGGATCTGCTTAAGAAACTAGAGGCAATGTTTGAAATTGATAACGAACTCACTGGATCACATGGGAAATGGCAAGTGGTTTACACTGATGATGAGGGTGACATGATGATGGTTGGTGATGATCCTTGGCA TGAGTTCTGCAGCATGGTAAGGAAAATAGTTATCTACACAAATGAAGAAGTGATGAAGCTATCACAGAAGACGAAATTTCCACTTAAGAATGAGGTCAAACCAAGCAAGTCCATTTCCGATACCATTGTCAGCACTGAACTGATGATTAGTCATCCATCCGATGTGGTCCCCACCAGCTGA